One segment of Corynebacterium caspium DSM 44850 DNA contains the following:
- a CDS encoding ABC transporter permease yields MLRYVGHRLLQAIPVFIGATLLLYALVFLMPGDPVAALGGDRGLSEAARARIAAEHNLDKPFIIQYLLYLKGIVTLDFGTTFSGRPVAEVMANAFPVTIKLAAMALIFETVFGVIFGFIAGVRRGGIFDSTVLVISLFVIAVPSFVIGFVFQYLMGVKWAILPPTVGPNTSVKALLMPAIVLGALSFAYVLRLTRQSVSENLQADYVRTARAKGLSGTTVMVRHVLRNSLIPVATFIGADLGGLMGGAIVTEGIFGINGVGGAMYQAILKGEPTTIVSFTTVLVVVYIVANLIVDLIYAVLDPRIRYV; encoded by the coding sequence ATGCTTCGCTACGTAGGACACCGATTGCTACAGGCAATCCCCGTCTTCATCGGCGCCACGCTTTTGCTTTATGCACTCGTGTTCTTGATGCCCGGTGATCCTGTTGCCGCGCTGGGTGGTGACCGCGGCCTCAGCGAGGCTGCCCGCGCCCGCATCGCCGCTGAACACAATCTAGATAAGCCATTCATAATTCAATATTTGCTCTACCTCAAAGGCATCGTCACCCTCGATTTTGGAACTACTTTCTCTGGCCGTCCGGTCGCAGAAGTCATGGCTAATGCCTTTCCAGTAACCATAAAATTGGCGGCGATGGCCCTAATTTTCGAAACAGTCTTCGGAGTTATCTTTGGCTTTATAGCCGGAGTGCGTCGCGGCGGCATCTTTGATTCCACCGTGCTGGTCATTTCACTTTTCGTGATCGCCGTTCCATCCTTCGTAATTGGTTTCGTATTCCAATACTTAATGGGAGTGAAATGGGCAATCCTGCCGCCAACTGTGGGACCAAATACCTCAGTTAAAGCCCTTTTGATGCCAGCCATCGTGCTAGGTGCCTTATCTTTTGCCTACGTACTGCGCCTCACCAGGCAATCTGTTAGCGAAAATCTACAAGCTGACTATGTGCGCACCGCGCGTGCCAAAGGACTAAGCGGTACCACCGTGATGGTGCGTCACGTTTTACGCAATTCCTTAATCCCAGTGGCTACCTTTATTGGTGCTGACCTGGGCGGCCTCATGGGAGGCGCCATTGTTACCGAAGGAATATTTGGGATTAATGGGGTTGGTGGAGCTATGTACCAAGCCATTCTAAAAGGCGAACCTACAACCATTGTTTCCTTCACAACCGTGCTGGTAGTGGTATATATCGTCGCCAACTTAATCGTTGACCTAATCTACGCTGTCCTGGATCCGAGGATTCGCTATGTCTGA
- a CDS encoding HNH endonuclease: MNLDDAFRFDQGLELAEAFYRAAQETKAAVKTLSRKYGIAPVTVSTGIAVGSALFGPTENKAAQATARSLSKGFSLDKLSVINRAVKLLNNPTKRADFRTELTQSAPALTCVELKQKANSLLRERNHVTRKDSWKRRGLRLSLQSDAMGVCHATLSLPAADMAELNNLIYPTARHAINKNPNLSQEQAMVDALLAHLGKDQIENPLNQPKRTCILLSADDLKPGRDGYLIDTNGHEHTYAEFAHMKLEEDFFHVLYFKNEIIHAGRSRFATPIQDLLLSVDQIMCAHPDCERPANHCQSHHITAYKNGGETNLPNLLKACAPHNAANDDDPNRPLNGRLERHPETKQAGYRPPNGTKLEFNKHPSVNKSGRVWANQKYQESDIVATNR; encoded by the coding sequence ATGAACCTCGACGACGCATTCCGCTTCGACCAAGGCCTCGAACTAGCGGAGGCCTTCTATCGGGCAGCCCAAGAAACCAAAGCAGCCGTCAAAACACTATCCCGCAAATACGGAATAGCCCCGGTCACAGTAAGCACCGGAATCGCAGTAGGAAGCGCACTATTTGGGCCAACCGAAAATAAAGCCGCCCAAGCCACTGCACGATCCCTCTCAAAAGGATTCAGCCTAGACAAACTATCCGTCATAAATCGCGCCGTCAAACTCCTGAACAACCCCACCAAAAGAGCAGATTTTCGCACAGAACTAACCCAAAGCGCACCAGCTCTAACCTGCGTGGAATTAAAACAAAAAGCCAACAGCCTCCTACGAGAAAGAAACCACGTAACCCGCAAAGACTCGTGGAAACGCCGCGGCTTAAGACTAAGCCTGCAGTCCGACGCAATGGGAGTATGCCATGCCACACTTTCACTACCAGCAGCAGACATGGCTGAATTAAACAACCTAATATATCCGACAGCCCGCCACGCCATAAACAAAAACCCAAACCTCAGCCAAGAACAAGCAATGGTTGACGCATTGCTCGCACACCTTGGAAAAGACCAAATCGAAAACCCGTTAAACCAGCCCAAACGCACCTGCATCCTTCTAAGCGCAGATGATTTAAAACCCGGTCGCGACGGATACCTCATCGACACCAACGGCCACGAACACACCTACGCAGAATTCGCCCACATGAAGCTAGAGGAAGACTTCTTCCACGTCCTCTACTTCAAAAACGAAATCATCCACGCAGGCCGAAGCCGATTCGCCACCCCAATCCAGGACTTACTGCTCTCCGTCGACCAAATAATGTGCGCCCACCCCGATTGCGAACGTCCAGCCAACCATTGCCAATCACACCATATAACAGCCTACAAAAACGGAGGAGAAACCAACCTGCCAAACTTGCTAAAAGCCTGCGCACCCCACAACGCTGCAAACGACGACGATCCCAACCGCCCCCTAAACGGGAGACTAGAGAGACACCCAGAAACCAAACAAGCAGGATACCGGCCACCAAACGGCACAAAACTGGAATTCAACAAACATCCCTCCGTTAATAAATCCGGACGAGTCTGGGCAAACCAAAAATATCAAGAATCAGATATAGTAGCGACAAACAGATAA
- a CDS encoding dipeptide ABC transporter ATP-binding protein, giving the protein MTETAATSAPTEPLLEMKDVHVAFTASTGIVEAVRGFNLTIYPGQTVAIVGESGSGKSTSAMSILGLLPGTGRVTKGQILFEGTDIAGLSDKEMQKYRGSSIGLVPQDPMSNLNPVWRVGTQIEESLKANNVVPGSEISTRVHDLLREAGLNDVERAAKQYPHEFSGGMRQRALIAIGLAANPRLLIADELTSALDVTVQKQILDHLEKLAADHDTAVLFITHDLGLAAERAEHLVVMHRGRVVEAGPSMDILRSPQHPYTQRLVAAAPSLASARIQSAKRKGEISGELLGATSHNPATDERVIEVKNLVKEFPARGSKKTFRAVNDVSFYVRRGTTTALVGESGSGKSTVANMVLGLLQPTSGSVHFNGQNLDQLSSKEKFQVRRRMQVVFQNPYASLNPMFSIYRCIEEPLVVHKIGDRKEREEKVAQLLDMVAMPRSAMRRYPNELSGGQRQRIAIARALALNPEVIVLDEAVSALDVVVQNQILNLLAGLQEELKLSYLFITHDLAVVRQIADDVIVMEQGNLVERGTTDDVFANPRQEYTRNLIESVPGLHIELGSGI; this is encoded by the coding sequence ATGACTGAAACAGCTGCCACCTCGGCCCCAACCGAGCCACTACTGGAAATGAAGGACGTACACGTAGCCTTCACCGCCTCCACCGGCATCGTCGAAGCAGTACGCGGCTTCAATCTCACCATCTACCCCGGACAAACCGTGGCCATCGTCGGCGAATCCGGCTCCGGAAAATCCACCTCAGCGATGTCCATACTCGGCCTCCTACCTGGCACCGGCCGCGTAACCAAAGGCCAAATCCTCTTCGAAGGCACCGACATAGCCGGCCTCTCCGACAAAGAGATGCAAAAATATCGCGGCTCCTCCATCGGACTAGTACCCCAAGACCCGATGAGTAACCTCAACCCCGTTTGGCGCGTCGGCACCCAAATCGAAGAATCCCTCAAAGCCAACAACGTAGTTCCCGGCTCCGAAATCTCCACCCGAGTACACGACCTCCTAAGAGAAGCCGGACTCAACGACGTAGAACGCGCCGCCAAACAATACCCCCACGAATTCTCCGGCGGCATGCGCCAACGCGCTCTCATCGCCATCGGCCTCGCAGCCAACCCCCGACTACTCATCGCCGACGAACTCACCTCCGCACTAGACGTCACCGTCCAAAAACAAATCCTCGACCACCTCGAGAAACTCGCCGCCGATCACGACACCGCCGTACTCTTCATCACCCACGACCTAGGCCTAGCCGCAGAACGCGCCGAACACCTAGTAGTAATGCACCGCGGACGAGTAGTAGAAGCCGGGCCCAGCATGGATATCCTGCGCAGCCCACAACACCCCTACACCCAACGCCTAGTTGCCGCCGCACCATCACTGGCTTCCGCACGCATCCAATCAGCCAAACGTAAGGGAGAGATTTCAGGCGAACTCCTCGGCGCAACCAGCCATAACCCCGCAACAGATGAACGAGTAATCGAAGTAAAAAACCTCGTCAAAGAATTTCCCGCACGAGGCAGCAAAAAAACCTTCCGCGCCGTAAACGACGTCTCCTTCTACGTCCGTCGCGGAACCACCACCGCCCTCGTCGGCGAATCAGGATCTGGCAAATCCACCGTCGCCAACATGGTGCTCGGCCTCTTACAACCCACCTCGGGAAGCGTGCACTTTAACGGCCAAAACCTGGACCAACTCAGCTCCAAAGAAAAATTCCAGGTACGCCGCCGCATGCAAGTAGTATTCCAAAACCCCTACGCCTCCCTAAACCCAATGTTCTCGATCTACCGCTGCATCGAAGAACCCCTAGTAGTCCACAAAATAGGCGACCGCAAAGAACGCGAAGAAAAAGTCGCCCAACTACTAGACATGGTGGCTATGCCACGCTCCGCCATGCGTCGCTACCCAAACGAACTCTCAGGTGGACAACGCCAACGCATCGCCATCGCCCGCGCCCTAGCCTTAAACCCAGAAGTAATCGTCCTCGACGAAGCCGTATCCGCACTAGACGTAGTAGTACAAAACCAAATACTCAACCTCCTAGCCGGCCTCCAAGAAGAACTCAAACTCTCATACCTATTCATCACCCACGACCTCGCAGTCGTACGCCAAATCGCAGACGATGTGATAGTTATGGAACAAGGCAACCTCGTAGAACGCGGAACCACCGACGATGTATTCGCCAACCCACGCCAGGAATACACCCGCAACCTCATCGAATCGGTTCCGGGACTACATATTGAACTAGGGAGCGGAATTTAA
- a CDS encoding ABC transporter ATP-binding protein, with amino-acid sequence MGAFVKAQGFSWRHASRSLPVLREVSFEVLPGEKVLLTGPSGSGKSTLLAAIAGLLANQDEGEQQGSLDIGDATVGMVLQDPDSQVIASRVGDDVAFGCENLRIPRDEIWPRVRQALSLVGLDLPLDHPTKRLSGGQKQRLALAGVIAMGADLILLDEPTANLDPEGQREVVSALNHVAEETGATIIIVEHNHELWSEFATKFLRVSRSGGIDEISVTELPPRPKLPPSLRAGDVDLLTANDLLTRWGPSRSFRIPMGSSTVITGRNGVGKSTLALTLAGLIPPKRGELKLHPFLADGLVKPPHKWSSKDLASRIGMVSQDPEHQFVARTVEEELMVGERVTGRENPSRRGELLERLRLTHLRDANPFSLSGGEKRRLSVGAALVVSPRLLILDEPTFGQDEETFVELVSLLREIVNSGTTVISVTHDPYFIASLGDHRVEVL; translated from the coding sequence ATGGGAGCTTTTGTTAAGGCGCAGGGTTTTTCATGGCGTCATGCTTCTCGTTCGCTTCCCGTACTACGGGAGGTATCTTTTGAGGTTCTCCCGGGGGAGAAAGTTTTACTCACTGGTCCTTCTGGTTCGGGCAAGTCCACTTTATTGGCTGCCATCGCTGGTCTTCTTGCGAATCAGGATGAGGGGGAACAGCAAGGTTCTCTAGATATTGGTGATGCTACCGTCGGGATGGTTTTACAGGATCCGGATTCGCAGGTGATTGCTTCTAGAGTCGGTGACGATGTCGCTTTTGGCTGTGAGAATCTTCGTATCCCTAGGGATGAAATTTGGCCGCGAGTTCGGCAGGCGCTTTCGTTGGTTGGCTTGGATTTACCGTTGGATCATCCCACAAAGCGATTATCTGGCGGGCAAAAGCAGCGGTTGGCCTTGGCTGGGGTGATTGCGATGGGGGCTGATCTGATTTTATTGGATGAGCCCACCGCGAATTTGGATCCTGAGGGTCAACGCGAGGTTGTTTCTGCGTTAAATCACGTGGCGGAGGAGACCGGGGCGACGATAATCATTGTGGAGCATAATCATGAGCTTTGGTCGGAGTTTGCCACGAAGTTTTTAAGGGTTTCCCGTAGTGGGGGTATCGATGAGATCTCGGTGACTGAGCTTCCTCCGAGGCCTAAGCTTCCCCCTTCTCTTAGGGCGGGTGACGTAGATCTGCTTACTGCCAATGATTTATTAACTCGGTGGGGCCCTTCTCGTAGTTTTCGTATACCTATGGGATCTTCGACAGTCATTACCGGACGTAATGGCGTTGGAAAATCTACTCTTGCGTTAACTCTTGCGGGCTTGATCCCGCCCAAACGGGGGGAGCTAAAACTACACCCGTTTTTGGCTGACGGATTGGTGAAACCTCCGCATAAATGGAGTTCTAAAGATCTCGCTTCTCGTATAGGGATGGTATCGCAGGATCCGGAACATCAGTTTGTGGCACGTACCGTGGAGGAAGAATTGATGGTTGGTGAACGGGTCACGGGACGTGAAAATCCTTCTCGTAGGGGGGAGCTTTTGGAGCGTCTTCGCCTTACTCATCTCCGTGATGCCAATCCTTTTTCTCTGTCTGGGGGAGAAAAACGTCGGCTTTCTGTGGGGGCAGCGTTGGTTGTTTCGCCTCGTCTTTTGATTCTTGACGAACCTACTTTTGGGCAGGATGAGGAGACGTTTGTGGAATTAGTTTCTTTATTAAGGGAGATTGTTAATAGCGGTACTACGGTTATTTCTGTCACTCATGATCCTTATTTTATTGCGTCTTTAGGTGATCATCGGGTGGAGGTTTTATGA
- a CDS encoding energy-coupling factor transporter transmembrane component T, which translates to MMLNPVARVLGVFLVTAPLLLSVDIISAGVSLFLSILVSLAVRIPWQRWRSLFPLGLAAPIAGVSMALYGRPGGHIYVEFLFAKISDNSLGLAVAIMLRVLALGVPVVLWLGDIDATDLGDGLAQILRLPARFVIGAMAGVRLVSLFREDWEAMALARRSRGLADVARVRRAFSMLFGLLVLSIRRGGKLATAMEARGFGRFPSRTWGRESVFVLRDYLFLGLAALMSSVSVAVSVALGAFRFLGA; encoded by the coding sequence ATGATGCTTAATCCTGTTGCACGCGTTTTGGGGGTCTTTTTAGTTACGGCACCTTTGTTGTTGAGTGTGGATATTATTTCGGCTGGGGTGTCGTTGTTTTTGTCTATTTTGGTGTCTTTAGCTGTACGTATTCCGTGGCAGCGGTGGCGGAGTTTGTTTCCCTTGGGGTTGGCGGCTCCTATTGCGGGTGTCTCTATGGCGCTTTATGGGCGTCCGGGGGGACATATTTATGTGGAATTTTTATTTGCGAAAATTTCTGATAATTCTTTGGGTCTCGCAGTGGCTATTATGTTGCGGGTTTTAGCGTTGGGGGTGCCGGTTGTTTTGTGGTTGGGCGATATTGATGCCACGGATCTTGGGGATGGTTTGGCGCAGATTTTGCGGCTCCCTGCGAGGTTTGTGATTGGGGCGATGGCGGGTGTCCGGTTGGTGTCGCTTTTCCGTGAGGATTGGGAGGCGATGGCGTTGGCGCGTCGTTCGCGGGGGTTGGCGGATGTTGCGCGGGTGCGGCGGGCTTTTTCGATGTTGTTTGGACTTTTGGTGTTGTCGATTCGTCGGGGAGGGAAGTTGGCGACGGCTATGGAGGCGCGTGGTTTTGGTCGTTTTCCTTCTCGTACGTGGGGGAGGGAGTCGGTCTTTGTTTTGCGCGATTATTTGTTTTTAGGCTTGGCTGCGTTAATGTCTTCGGTGTCGGTAGCCGTTTCGGTTGCTCTGGGTGCGTTTAGATTTTTGGGGGCCTAG
- a CDS encoding peptide ABC transporter substrate-binding protein: MGWKKTLSIAAVAALPLTMVACSDKGGSTSSAEGANYVLANSSEPQNPLIPSNTNEVGGGRLIDILFAGLYTFDADGNLVNEVAESVETTDSQLYTVKIKEGKTFTDGTPVTAESFVKAWNYAVANDFLGTDFFEPIKGYADGVDSLDGLKIVDDHTFTIELAQPEADFPLRLAYSAFYPLPEAAYADMKAFGENPIGNGPYKLSEWRHNESATLVPNPDYDGARPVKNDGIKFVFYPTQESAYSDLLAGNLDVLDAIPDSAFATFKDELGERAVQQPVAVFQSFTVGSYADHFSGEEGYLRRQAISMAFDRQQIIDTIFNGSRKPARDFTAPVLPGFDGNLKGSEVLEYNPAKAKELWAKADAISPFTGSFTIAYNSDGGHQAWVDAVTNQIRNTLGIEAIGEPYPDFKSLRDDVSNHRMKSGFRTGWQADYPSLGNFLSPLYSVNGGSNDGLYNNPAFDALLVKAAGAASPQESAKIYNEAQEILLQDLPAIPMWYGSVSGGYSKNVSDVVFNWRSVPEYTQITKK; encoded by the coding sequence ATGGGATGGAAGAAAACCCTTAGCATTGCTGCAGTAGCAGCTTTGCCTTTAACGATGGTGGCTTGCTCCGATAAAGGCGGCAGCACCTCAAGCGCCGAGGGCGCAAACTATGTGTTAGCAAATAGTTCCGAACCGCAAAACCCACTAATTCCGTCGAATACCAACGAAGTTGGGGGCGGACGCTTAATCGATATTCTATTTGCTGGTCTTTATACTTTCGACGCCGATGGCAACCTCGTAAATGAAGTCGCCGAAAGCGTGGAAACAACTGACTCCCAGCTCTATACCGTAAAGATTAAAGAAGGCAAGACCTTCACAGACGGTACTCCTGTAACCGCCGAAAGTTTTGTTAAAGCCTGGAATTACGCGGTAGCAAATGATTTCCTAGGCACTGATTTCTTCGAACCCATCAAGGGATATGCAGATGGAGTAGATTCCCTCGACGGTTTGAAGATCGTTGATGATCATACTTTCACCATCGAGCTGGCACAGCCTGAAGCTGATTTCCCGCTCCGTCTGGCTTATTCCGCGTTCTATCCACTGCCTGAGGCCGCGTATGCCGATATGAAGGCTTTTGGGGAGAATCCAATCGGAAATGGCCCTTATAAGCTATCTGAATGGCGCCACAACGAATCCGCCACTCTAGTGCCCAACCCAGATTATGATGGTGCCCGCCCTGTAAAGAATGACGGCATCAAATTCGTTTTCTATCCCACCCAAGAGTCCGCTTATTCAGATCTTCTGGCAGGCAACTTAGATGTTTTGGACGCCATTCCTGATTCCGCCTTTGCAACATTCAAAGACGAACTAGGCGAGCGCGCCGTACAGCAGCCGGTAGCTGTCTTCCAGTCCTTCACCGTGGGTTCATATGCAGACCACTTCTCAGGCGAAGAAGGCTACCTGCGTCGGCAGGCTATCTCCATGGCCTTTGATCGGCAGCAAATCATCGACACCATTTTCAATGGTTCACGTAAGCCAGCCCGCGATTTCACCGCTCCCGTACTTCCTGGTTTCGACGGCAACCTTAAGGGAAGCGAAGTTCTGGAATACAATCCGGCCAAGGCTAAGGAATTATGGGCCAAAGCCGATGCCATTTCGCCCTTCACTGGCAGCTTCACCATTGCCTATAACTCTGATGGTGGACACCAAGCTTGGGTTGATGCGGTAACGAACCAGATCCGCAACACCCTGGGTATTGAAGCCATCGGGGAGCCATATCCAGACTTCAAGAGCTTGCGCGATGACGTTTCCAATCATCGTATGAAGTCCGGTTTCCGCACTGGCTGGCAGGCAGACTACCCATCTTTGGGTAACTTCCTTAGCCCGCTGTACTCGGTAAACGGTGGCTCAAACGATGGTCTCTACAACAATCCCGCCTTCGATGCTTTGCTAGTTAAGGCCGCTGGCGCTGCCTCCCCGCAAGAATCGGCGAAGATTTATAACGAAGCCCAGGAAATCTTGCTCCAGGATCTCCCCGCAATCCCCATGTGGTACGGCTCAGTTTCCGGCGGATACAGCAAAAATGTTTCCGATGTGGTCTTCAACTGGCGCTCCGTACCTGAGTACACGCAAATTACTAAAAAGTAA
- a CDS encoding ECF transporter S component, translating into MSNSRSSNKNSWRVLDIVVASVIAVACGLIFWIWNSIGYAWFVALDAFTPGLGGLVAGIWLLGGVLGGIIIRKRGAAIYVEVLAACVSAVLGNIWGIETVLSGLAQGIGAEIVLAMFFYRKFTLPVAILSGIGAGAGAWALELVTRANFAKSLSYNLTYLSCLAISGAFLAGLLGYMLMRSLAQTGVLDRFSAGRETRQVI; encoded by the coding sequence GTGTCTAACTCACGCAGCTCAAATAAAAACTCATGGAGAGTCCTAGACATCGTCGTAGCCTCAGTAATCGCTGTCGCTTGCGGGCTCATATTTTGGATATGGAACTCCATCGGATACGCATGGTTTGTAGCCCTCGACGCATTTACACCTGGACTAGGAGGATTAGTTGCAGGTATATGGCTTCTAGGAGGCGTACTAGGGGGAATAATAATCCGTAAGAGAGGTGCTGCCATCTATGTGGAAGTACTCGCAGCGTGCGTATCGGCAGTACTAGGAAATATTTGGGGTATTGAGACGGTACTATCTGGTCTCGCACAGGGCATCGGGGCAGAAATTGTCCTGGCTATGTTCTTTTATCGTAAATTCACCCTTCCCGTAGCAATACTTAGCGGTATTGGGGCAGGAGCAGGTGCATGGGCCTTAGAACTGGTCACCCGCGCAAACTTCGCAAAATCTCTCTCTTACAACCTGACTTACCTCTCATGTTTGGCAATTTCGGGGGCTTTCTTAGCCGGGCTGCTGGGTTATATGTTGATGCGCTCATTGGCGCAAACCGGAGTGCTGGACCGCTTTTCTGCTGGACGAGAAACTCGGCAAGTGATTTAA
- a CDS encoding peptide ABC transporter substrate-binding protein, protein MVWKKTIAAATLLAMPLGLAACAGSNDQNTDAAGNQLITANGTEPQNPLVPGNTNETAGVRFIDLLFTGLFSFDAQGNLVNEMAESLETSDQQFYRVKLKPDQVFTDGSPVTSESFVKAWNYVVEKEMLEMDFYSPIKGYAPGAPAMEGLKIVDDLEFTIELNYPSIEFPQRLAMPSFAPLPEVAYKDLAAFGNNPVGNGPYKLASWNHNEDAVVVPNPDYKGPQKVENDGLRFVFYPSLDAAYTDLLAGNLDVLDALPDSAVTSFQAELEERAILQPTAVFRSFTVSEYVDHFGGEEGRLRRRALSMAIDRQQIIDNIFGGTKKVARDFSAPVVPGFTGEIAGNEVLEYNPEKARELWAQADAISPFAGKVTIAYNSDGAHQGWVDAVTNQIRNTLGVDAAGEAYPDFKSLRDDVTNSRMKSGFRSGWTAAYPSLEIFLEPLYTSESRNNDAKYRNPAFDQALIDAGASATREEAYQKYNAAQAYLMSDLPAIPTWYDVAAGGYSEKVENVIFKWNSYPEYRSIKLK, encoded by the coding sequence ATGGTTTGGAAAAAGACAATCGCCGCCGCAACTTTGCTAGCAATGCCTCTCGGTTTAGCTGCCTGTGCCGGATCAAATGATCAAAATACCGACGCGGCTGGAAACCAACTCATCACAGCCAACGGTACAGAGCCCCAAAACCCTTTGGTGCCAGGCAATACCAATGAAACAGCCGGAGTTCGTTTTATTGATCTCCTTTTCACCGGGCTTTTTAGTTTCGATGCTCAGGGAAATCTAGTAAATGAAATGGCAGAAAGCCTAGAAACTAGTGATCAACAATTTTATAGAGTCAAGCTAAAACCCGATCAGGTTTTTACCGATGGCTCCCCAGTGACTTCCGAGAGCTTTGTAAAGGCTTGGAATTACGTGGTGGAAAAAGAAATGCTGGAAATGGATTTCTACTCTCCCATTAAGGGATATGCCCCAGGAGCGCCTGCTATGGAAGGCCTGAAAATAGTAGATGACCTCGAGTTCACTATCGAGCTAAATTACCCTTCTATTGAGTTTCCGCAGCGTTTGGCGATGCCATCATTTGCGCCACTTCCTGAAGTTGCCTATAAAGACCTAGCTGCTTTCGGCAATAATCCCGTGGGAAATGGGCCCTATAAATTGGCCAGCTGGAACCACAATGAAGATGCGGTAGTGGTGCCAAATCCAGACTATAAGGGTCCGCAAAAGGTAGAAAATGATGGCCTGCGTTTTGTTTTCTACCCTTCTTTGGACGCCGCTTATACCGATTTATTAGCTGGCAATCTGGATGTCCTTGATGCTTTGCCAGATTCTGCGGTGACAAGTTTCCAAGCCGAGCTAGAGGAGCGGGCCATATTGCAGCCCACTGCGGTATTTAGATCTTTTACTGTTAGCGAATATGTCGATCACTTTGGTGGGGAAGAAGGGCGGTTACGACGTCGCGCGCTTTCCATGGCTATTGATAGGCAACAGATCATCGACAATATTTTTGGCGGAACCAAAAAGGTTGCCCGCGATTTCTCAGCTCCGGTAGTGCCTGGCTTTACTGGAGAAATCGCTGGTAATGAAGTTTTGGAATATAACCCAGAAAAGGCCCGTGAATTATGGGCCCAAGCAGATGCCATTTCCCCCTTCGCCGGCAAAGTGACTATTGCCTATAACTCTGATGGCGCGCACCAGGGGTGGGTAGATGCGGTTACTAACCAAATTCGCAATACTTTGGGCGTCGATGCTGCTGGCGAGGCATATCCAGACTTTAAGAGTTTGCGCGATGATGTGACTAATTCGCGGATGAAAAGTGGTTTCCGCAGTGGATGGACAGCTGCGTATCCTTCACTCGAGATCTTCCTCGAACCGCTCTATACCTCAGAAAGCCGCAATAACGATGCCAAATATCGTAATCCGGCCTTTGACCAGGCGCTTATCGATGCAGGTGCCTCGGCAACCAGGGAGGAAGCCTATCAAAAATATAATGCCGCCCAGGCTTATTTGATGTCTGATCTGCCAGCTATTCCTACTTGGTATGACGTTGCCGCAGGTGGGTATAGCGAAAAGGTAGAAAACGTGATTTTCAAGTGGAATTCTTATCCAGAATACCGCTCGATAAAACTGAAGTAG
- a CDS encoding ABC transporter permease, whose amino-acid sequence MSDKKLPLAGQERYVSEIDEQGLGAVDAVADDSAPSSQWKIAWHNLKRRPLFWVSALLILMAVVMAVFPQLLAPGDPRTCDLGNSLGSPSAGHPFGFDRQGCDIYTRTIHGARASVTVGLLTTILVVIIGTTLGALAGFFGGILDALLSRLTDIFFAIPLVLAAIVVMQMFKEGRNLVTVVLVLGLFGWTNIARIARGTVLSLKNEEYVTAARALGASKATIIMRHILPNAAAPIIVYATVALGSFIVAEATLSFLGIGLPTSVVSWGGDISAAKASLRTQPMVLFYPAFALALTVLSFIMMGDVVRDALDPKSRKN is encoded by the coding sequence ATGTCTGATAAAAAACTGCCCCTTGCGGGTCAAGAGCGTTATGTCTCCGAAATAGACGAACAAGGCCTGGGCGCAGTCGACGCCGTAGCCGACGATTCCGCGCCTTCTTCCCAATGGAAAATCGCTTGGCATAACCTGAAGCGCCGCCCACTATTTTGGGTCTCCGCCCTGCTAATCCTGATGGCAGTAGTCATGGCAGTATTCCCACAACTCCTAGCTCCAGGAGATCCCCGAACCTGCGACCTAGGCAATTCCCTGGGCTCCCCAAGTGCCGGCCACCCATTTGGTTTTGACCGCCAAGGCTGCGATATTTACACCCGTACCATTCACGGCGCGCGAGCCTCTGTAACCGTAGGCCTGCTCACCACAATTTTGGTAGTTATCATCGGAACCACCCTGGGAGCTCTCGCCGGATTCTTCGGCGGCATCCTAGATGCGCTGCTCTCTCGCCTTACCGATATATTCTTCGCCATACCGCTAGTACTGGCAGCTATCGTCGTAATGCAAATGTTCAAAGAAGGACGCAACCTAGTAACCGTAGTCTTGGTACTAGGCCTATTTGGCTGGACAAATATAGCGCGTATCGCCCGCGGAACCGTACTGAGCTTGAAAAACGAAGAATATGTGACCGCAGCTCGGGCCCTAGGGGCCTCCAAAGCAACCATCATTATGCGCCATATTTTGCCCAATGCTGCCGCCCCAATCATTGTTTATGCCACCGTCGCACTGGGCTCATTCATTGTTGCAGAAGCCACCTTGTCATTCTTAGGTATCGGACTACCCACCTCAGTAGTCTCCTGGGGCGGAGATATTTCTGCAGCTAAAGCATCGTTAAGAACCCAACCAATGGTGCTTTTCTATCCAGCTTTCGCACTGGCACTCACCGTGCTCAGCTTCATAATGATGGGCGACGTAGTACGAGACGCCCTAGATCCCAAAAGCCGGAAAAATTAG